The genomic stretch AGTTGTTCTGATAAATAGTAACAGTTCCGCTATCTTCATTAGAAACTACTAGTAAATCTTTACCGTTTGGGCTATCTTCAGATTTTATAACCAATAATCCTTCCGGAGCTTCATCATCAGAATTAGAAAGTATCTGTAAAAACTCTGGAGCATTTGGGTTTGTAATATCATACACCATAACTTGATCGTTTCTTTCTAAACCAACAAATAAAATATAACGTTGATCGCCTATGTTTAAAACTTCTACACTTTCTGGTTCTGCACCTTTATCATCACTTCTTTTATCATTATCATTAAATCTGTCTGTAGTTAATGCTAAAGTTTGAGTTGCGATGCTGTTTCCAGAATCGTATACCAAATTACCGTTATCAGACCAAATACTAAAAGATCTTGCACCATAACTATATAGTTCTTCAACTTTACCATCGTTATTTGCATCACCTAAAGTTGTAGTAGTTTTTAAACGACCAAGATTCATTTCATTTAAATAATCTTTATCATAATCAAATACAGTTTCGTCTAAAGTTAAATCGTCCATTCTAACTTCTTCGCTAAATCCATCGTAATCTCTTGCATCACCTTCATTTGCAGAAATAATGTATTCTACTCCGTTAATTTTAACATATACAATAGCATCTGGCATGTAAATACCTTTCACTGGCCAAGATTTTAATTCTTTTACGTCGTCTTTATCACTTGCGTCTAAAGTGTTTTTTGCTAAAGAGTAATCTTTAAAACCTAAAGGATAAATGGCTTCGATTGTTTTTGTTTGTAAGTTAACTTTAGCAATTCCGTTGTTTTCTTGTAAAGAAACCCAAGCAGTTTTAGAATCTTCTGAAATTGCTACATATTCTGGTTCTACATCTTTCGCTAAATCTGCATTTGGTCCAAAAACTCTAAAACCTTCACTTTCTAAAGAAGCTTCTTGTGCGTTAAAAGCATTAAAATTTAAAGTTGTAACAGCATCGTTTTCTAGGTTAATGATACTTATACTTCCTTCTGGGTCTACTGTATAGTCATCATTTGGTTCACCTTCATTTGCAGAAACAATCATCTTTCCGTCTGGTGAAAAAGTTACCATATCTGGCAAAGAACCTACAGTATATTGTTTTAATAAAGAATTGTCTAC from Polaribacter marinaquae encodes the following:
- a CDS encoding choice-of-anchor I family protein; translated protein: MKTLQKITLFSLLAFTFSCKDDVNPVITPVDTSVNFTHKTTIKVGGEGASEITAYDKISKKLFTVNVDLNEISIHDISNLDTPVKENSISLNAYGAPNSVAIFEGKLAIAVEDNVKQNPGKILLYNTVDNSLLKQYTVGSLPDMVTFSPDGKMIVSANEGEPNDDYTVDPEGSISIINLENDAVTTLNFNAFNAQEASLESEGFRVFGPNADLAKDVEPEYVAISEDSKTAWVSLQENNGIAKVNLQTKTIEAIYPLGFKDYSLAKNTLDASDKDDVKELKSWPVKGIYMPDAIVYVKINGVEYIISANEGDARDYDGFSEEVRMDDLTLDETVFDYDKDYLNEMNLGRLKTTTTLGDANNDGKVEELYSYGARSFSIWSDNGNLVYDSGNSIATQTLALTTDRFNDNDKRSDDKGAEPESVEVLNIGDQRYILFVGLERNDQVMVYDITNPNAPEFLQILSNSDDEAPEGLLVIKSEDSPNGKDLLVVSNEDSGTVTIYQNN